The following proteins are co-located in the Lagopus muta isolate bLagMut1 chromosome 11, bLagMut1 primary, whole genome shotgun sequence genome:
- the DNASE1L3 gene encoding deoxyribonuclease gamma — protein sequence MLFLVLFSLLCFNPSLSLRICSFNVRSFGAAKIARAEVLDAVVKIVSRCDIMLLMEIKENKNRTCPLLVQQLAGQTKGKREEYSCVVSGRLGRKSYKEQYAFLYRRDLVSVKQTYQYPDTQPGDEDAFSREPFVVWFQSPKTAVKEFAIVPLHTAPEMAVREIDELYDVYLDIKQHWDTKNFIFMGDFNAGCSYVPRKHWKNIRLRTSSEFAWLISDTNDTTVRRSTSCPYDRIVVSGEQLSQAVVPHSANIFDFQMAFQMSEEQALGVSDHFPVEFELQARGGFFDWIKSKFSKKGRTRKNLRSGS from the exons ATGTTGTTCTTGGTCTTGTTTTCGCTCCTCTGTTTCAACCCATCTCTGAGCCTGAGGATCTGCTCCTTCAACGTGAGGTCTTTTGGAGCAGCCAAAATAGCCAGAGCCGAGGTGCTGGATGCTGTGGTGAAG ATCGTCTCTCGCTGTGACATCATGCTGCTGATGGAGATAAAGGAGAACAAGAACAGGACGTGTCCCCTGCTTGTACAGCAGCTGGCTGG ccagacaaaaggaaaaagggaggaGTACAGCTGTGTGGTCAGCGGGCGGCTGGGCAGGAAGAGCTACAAGGAGCAGTACGCCTTCCTCTACAG GAGAGACCTGGTGTCAGTGAAACAAACCTACCAGTACCCCGACACCCAGCCTGGGGACGAGGACGCCTTCTCCCGAGAGCCCTTTGTTGTTTGGTTCCAGTCACCAAAAACCG CTGTCAAAGAGTTTGCTATAGTCCCTCTGCACACTGCGCCGGAGATGGCAGTACGGGAGATTGATGAGCTCTATGATGTGTATTTAGACATAAAGCAGCACTGGGACACCAAG aaCTTTATCttcatgggggacttcaacgCGGGGTGCAGCTACGTTCCACGGAAGCACTGGAAGAACATCCGCCTGAGAACGAGCTCGGAGTTTGCCTGGCTCATCAGTGACACGAATGACACAACAGTCAGGAGGAGCACCAGCTGCCCCTATGACAG GATCGTGGTCAGTggggagcagctcagccaggCCGTCGTGCCACACTCTGCTAACATCTTTGATTTCCAGATGGCTTTTCAGATGAGTGAGGAGCAG GCTCTGGGGGTGAGCGACCACTTCCCGGTGGAGTTTGAGCTGCAGGCACGCGGCGGCTTTTTCGACTGGATAAAATCCAAGTTCTCAAAGAAGGGGAGAACAAGAAAGAACCTCCGCTCGGGCTCATGA
- the ABHD6 gene encoding monoacylglycerol lipase ABHD6 — protein sequence MDLDVLNMFVIAGGTLAIPILAFVASFLLWPSALIRIYYWYWRRALGMQVKYINYDDSYQFCYSYRGRPGYRPSILMLHGFSGHKDMWLSIVKFLPKNLHLVCVDLPGHEGTTRSASDDYSIMGQAKRIHQFVECIKLNKRPFHLVGTSMGGNVAGVYAAQYPEDVCSLTLICPAGLPSFTESKFVKMLQELKESERTDRIPLIPSTPEEMADMLKLCSYVRFKVPQQILQGLVDVRIPHNDFYRKLFLEIVDEKSRHSLHENMNKIKAPTQVIWGKQDQVLDVSGADILANAIPDCHVSILENCGHSVVVERPRKTANLILEFLAMLHSTGNSKKQA from the exons ATGGACCTCGATGTGCTCAACATGTTCGTCATCGCTGGCGGCACCCTGGCCATCCCCATCCTGGCCTTTGTGGCCTCCTTCCTGCTGTGGCCCTCTGCGCTCATCCGCATCTACTACTG GTACTGGCGTCGAGCCCTGGGCATGCAGGTCAAATACATAAACTATGACGACAGCTATCAGTTTTGTTATTCCTATAGAGGAAGACCTGGGTACCGGCCATCTATCCTGATGCTACATGGCTTCTCAGGCCACAAAGACATGTGGCTGTCCATAGTCAAG TTCCTCCCTAAGAACCTGCACTTGGTGTGCGTTGACTTGCCTGGGCACGAGGGCACAACACGCTCAGCCTCGGACGATTACTCCATTATGGGACAAGCAAAGAGGATCCACCAG TTTGTGGAGTGCATCAAGCTTAACAAGAGGCCCTTCCACCTCGTCGGCACCTCCATGGGTGGGAATGTTGCTGGGGTTTATGCCGCGCAGTACCCAGAGGATGTGTGCAGCCTGACTCTGATTTGTCCTGCAG GGTTGCCGAGCTTCACCGAGAGCAAGTTTGTCAAGATGCTCCAGGAGCTGAAGGAGTCCGAGCGCACCGACAGGATCCCATTGATTCCCTCCACACCCGAGGAGATGGCCGACATGCTGAAGCTCTGCTCCTACGTTCGCTTCAAGGTGCCACAGCAG ATCCTTCAGGGCCTGGTGGACGTCCGCATCCCACACAACGATTTCTACCGAAAAT TGTTTTTAGAAATTGTGGATGAGAAGTCCCGACACTCTCTCCATGAGAACATGAACAAGATCAAAGCACCGACGCAGGTCATCTGGGGAAAGCAGGACCAG GTCCTGGATGTTTCTGGTGCTGACATCTTAGCAAATGCCATCCCAGACTGCCACGTGTCCATCCTGGAGAACTGTGGCCACTCGGTGGTGGTGGAGCGGCCACGCAAGACAGCAAACCTCATCCTGGAGTTCCTGGCaatgctgcacagcacaggcaaCAGCAAGAAGCAGGCGTGA